A region from the Amycolatopsis camponoti genome encodes:
- a CDS encoding type Z 30S ribosomal protein S14 has protein sequence MAKKALVHKAAKKPKFAVRAYTRCQRCGRPHAVFRKFGLCRICLREMAHAGELPGVRKSSW, from the coding sequence ATGGCCAAGAAAGCACTGGTCCACAAGGCCGCGAAGAAGCCGAAGTTCGCCGTCCGTGCCTACACCCGCTGCCAGCGGTGCGGCCGGCCGCACGCCGTGTTCCGCAAGTTCGGGCTCTGCCGGATCTGCCTTCGCGAGATGGCGCACGCGGGCGAGCTGCCCGGCGTCCGCAAGTCCAGCTGGTAA
- the rplO gene encoding 50S ribosomal protein L15 yields the protein MTAIKIHHLRPAPGAKREKMRVGRGEGSKGKTAGRGTKGTKARKNVPAGFEGGQMPIHMRLPKLRGFKNRFRTEYQPVNVGDIARVFPDGGTVGAEELAAAGLVRKGKLVKVLGTGDVNGVKLDVTADGFSGSAKEKLEAAGGSATTN from the coding sequence ATGACGGCCATCAAGATCCACCACCTGCGTCCGGCTCCGGGCGCCAAGCGCGAGAAGATGCGCGTCGGTCGTGGTGAGGGTTCGAAGGGCAAGACGGCCGGTCGCGGTACGAAGGGCACCAAGGCCCGGAAGAACGTGCCCGCCGGGTTCGAGGGTGGGCAGATGCCCATCCACATGCGGCTCCCGAAGCTTCGCGGCTTCAAGAACCGCTTCCGCACCGAGTACCAGCCGGTGAACGTGGGCGACATCGCCCGCGTCTTCCCGGACGGTGGCACGGTCGGCGCCGAAGAGCTCGCCGCGGCGGGTCTCGTCCGCAAGGGCAAGCTCGTCAAGGTGCTGGGCACCGGTGACGTCAACGGCGTCAAGCTCGACGTGACCGCCGACGGCTTCTCCGGCTCCGCCAAGGAGAAGCTCGAAGCGGCCGGTGGCTCCGCCACCACCAACTGA
- the rpmD gene encoding 50S ribosomal protein L30, whose amino-acid sequence MAELKVTQVKSKIGTKHAHRESLRTLGLRKIRQSVVREDTPQVRGLIHTVRHLVEVEEVKA is encoded by the coding sequence ATGGCTGAGCTCAAGGTCACCCAGGTCAAGAGCAAGATCGGCACGAAGCACGCTCACCGCGAGTCGCTGCGCACCCTCGGGCTGCGCAAGATCCGCCAGAGCGTCGTGCGGGAAGACACCCCCCAGGTGCGCGGCCTGATCCACACCGTCCGCCACCTGGTGGAGGTCGAGGAGGTCAAGGCATGA
- the rplE gene encoding 50S ribosomal protein L5: MTTAEKVAPRLKVRYREEIKGQLQAEFSFANVHQIPGVVKVVVNMGVGDAARDSKLIEGAVKDLSLITGQKPEVRKARKSIAQFKLREGQPIGARVTLRGDRMWEFLDRLLTIALPRIRDFRGLSPKQFDGHGNYTFGLNEQSMFHEIDPDSIDRPRGMDVTVVTTATNDDEGRALLRKLGFPFKEN; the protein is encoded by the coding sequence ATGACCACCGCAGAGAAGGTCGCGCCGCGCCTCAAGGTGCGCTACCGCGAAGAGATCAAGGGCCAGCTGCAGGCGGAGTTCTCCTTCGCCAACGTCCACCAGATCCCGGGCGTCGTGAAGGTCGTCGTGAACATGGGTGTCGGCGACGCCGCCCGTGACAGCAAGCTGATCGAGGGTGCGGTCAAGGACCTCTCCCTGATCACCGGCCAGAAGCCCGAGGTCCGCAAGGCCCGCAAGTCCATCGCGCAGTTCAAGCTGCGCGAGGGTCAGCCGATCGGTGCGCGCGTCACGCTGCGCGGCGACCGGATGTGGGAGTTCCTCGACCGGCTGCTGACCATCGCGCTGCCGCGTATCCGCGACTTCCGCGGGCTTTCGCCGAAGCAGTTCGACGGCCACGGCAACTACACGTTCGGTCTCAACGAGCAGTCGATGTTCCACGAGATCGACCCTGACTCCATCGACCGCCCGCGCGGCATGGACGTCACCGTCGTCACGACCGCCACGAACGACGACGAGGGCCGGGCGCTGCTGCGCAAGCTCGGCTTCCCGTTCAAGGAGAACTGA
- the rplR gene encoding 50S ribosomal protein L18 produces the protein MSDTTTKRKPVGKDISTRRRVAKARRHFRLRKKVSGTEQRPRLVVKRSSRHIAVQVIDDLAGHTLASASTLEADLRSFDGDKKAKAAKVGALVAERAKNAGISAVVFDRGGNAYHGRIAALADAAREAGLEF, from the coding sequence ATGAGCGACACGACTACGAAGCGCAAGCCGGTGGGCAAGGACATCTCGACCCGCCGCCGCGTCGCGAAGGCCCGTCGGCACTTCCGGCTCCGCAAGAAGGTTTCGGGCACGGAGCAGCGTCCCCGCCTGGTCGTCAAGCGGTCCTCGCGGCACATCGCCGTGCAGGTCATCGACGACCTGGCCGGCCACACGCTGGCGTCGGCGTCCACCCTCGAGGCGGACCTCCGGTCGTTCGACGGCGACAAGAAGGCCAAGGCCGCCAAGGTCGGGGCCCTCGTCGCCGAGCGTGCCAAGAACGCCGGGATCTCGGCTGTGGTGTTCGACCGTGGGGGCAACGCCTACCACGGCCGCATCGCCGCGCTCGCCGACGCCGCCCGTGAGGCGGGGTTGGAGTTCTGA
- the rplF gene encoding 50S ribosomal protein L6: MSRIGKLPVAVPSGVEVTIDGQHISVKGPKGTLEHTIAEPITVERDEDGTLLVKRPDDERTSKALHGLTRTLVNNLVVGVTAGYEKKLEIHGVGYRVQAKGSDLEFALGYSHPVKIEAPEGITFKVETPTRFSVSGIDKQKVGQISAVIRKLRRPDPYKGKGLRYEGEKIRRKVGKTGK, translated from the coding sequence ATGTCACGCATCGGAAAGCTGCCGGTCGCCGTCCCCTCCGGGGTCGAGGTGACCATCGACGGTCAGCACATCAGCGTCAAGGGCCCCAAGGGGACCCTGGAGCACACCATCGCCGAGCCGATCACGGTCGAGCGCGACGAGGACGGCACTCTGCTGGTCAAGCGCCCGGATGACGAGCGCACCAGCAAGGCCCTGCACGGCCTCACCCGCACCCTGGTGAACAACCTGGTCGTGGGTGTGACCGCGGGCTACGAGAAGAAGCTCGAGATCCACGGTGTCGGTTACCGCGTGCAGGCCAAGGGCTCGGACCTCGAGTTCGCCCTCGGCTACTCGCACCCGGTGAAGATCGAGGCTCCGGAGGGCATCACCTTCAAGGTGGAGACCCCGACCCGGTTCTCGGTCTCCGGTATCGACAAGCAGAAGGTCGGCCAGATCTCGGCCGTCATCCGCAAGCTGCGGCGCCCGGACCCCTACAAGGGCAAGGGCCTGCGCTACGAGGGTGAGAAGATCCGCCGCAAGGTCGGAAAGACGGGTAAGTGA
- the rpsE gene encoding 30S ribosomal protein S5: MPGRTRQFGGGQGGPGGQGGNDRNDRRGGGRDRRDSGRGGAGQDKTPHLEKVVTINRVAKVVKGGRRFSFTALVVVGDGDGQVGVGYGKAKEVPAAIAKGVEEAKKNFFRVPRVGGTIPHPIQGEEAAGVVLLRPASAGTGVIAGGPVRAVLECAGVHDVLSKSLGSDNAINIVHATVAALKGLQRPEEVAARRGLPLEDVAPARMLRQRAGQGV; the protein is encoded by the coding sequence ATGCCGGGACGTACACGGCAATTCGGCGGCGGACAGGGCGGACCCGGCGGGCAGGGCGGCAACGACCGCAATGACCGTCGCGGTGGCGGCCGGGACCGGCGCGACAGCGGCCGTGGCGGGGCCGGCCAGGACAAGACCCCGCACCTCGAGAAGGTCGTGACGATCAACCGCGTCGCCAAGGTCGTCAAGGGTGGTCGTCGCTTCAGCTTCACCGCCCTCGTCGTCGTCGGTGACGGTGACGGTCAGGTCGGCGTCGGCTACGGCAAGGCCAAGGAAGTTCCCGCGGCGATCGCCAAGGGCGTCGAGGAAGCGAAGAAGAACTTCTTCCGCGTTCCCCGCGTCGGCGGCACCATTCCGCACCCGATCCAGGGTGAGGAAGCGGCCGGCGTCGTGCTGCTCCGCCCGGCGTCCGCCGGTACCGGCGTCATCGCCGGTGGTCCGGTGCGCGCGGTGCTGGAGTGCGCGGGCGTCCACGACGTGCTGTCGAAGTCGCTCGGCTCCGACAACGCGATCAACATCGTGCACGCGACCGTGGCGGCCCTGAAGGGCCTGCAGCGTCCCGAAGAGGTCGCGGCCCGCCGCGGTCTCCCGCTCGAGGACGTCGCTCCGGCCCGGATGCTGCGCCAGCGCGCGGGCCAGGGGGTCTGA
- the rplN gene encoding 50S ribosomal protein L14 — MIQQESRLRVADNTGAKEILCIRVLGGSGRRYAGIGDIIVATVKDAIPAAGVKKGDVVKAVIVRTVKERRRPDGSYIRFDENAAVLIKNDNEPRGTRIFGPVGRELRDRKFMKIISLAPEVL, encoded by the coding sequence GTGATCCAGCAGGAGTCGCGGCTTCGGGTAGCCGACAACACGGGTGCGAAGGAAATCCTCTGCATCCGCGTTCTCGGTGGCTCCGGGCGGCGCTACGCCGGCATCGGTGACATCATCGTCGCCACCGTGAAGGACGCCATCCCGGCTGCCGGGGTGAAGAAGGGCGATGTCGTCAAGGCTGTCATCGTCCGCACGGTCAAGGAGCGTCGTCGTCCGGACGGTTCCTACATCCGGTTCGACGAGAACGCCGCCGTGCTCATCAAGAACGACAACGAGCCCCGCGGGACCCGCATCTTCGGCCCGGTGGGCCGCGAGCTGCGCGACCGAAAGTTCATGAAGATCATTTCGCTCGCGCCGGAGGTCTTGTGA
- the rpsH gene encoding 30S ribosomal protein S8 has translation MTMTDPIADFLTRLRNANSAYHDEVVLPHSKLKANIAEILKREGYIASYRDEPGEKHKNLIVELKYGPNRERSIAGLRRVSKPGLRVYAKSTELPSVLGGLGVAIISTSSGLQTDRQAKRNSVGGEVLAYVW, from the coding sequence ATGACGATGACCGACCCGATCGCAGACTTCTTGACCCGTCTGCGCAACGCGAACTCGGCGTACCACGACGAGGTCGTGCTTCCTCACTCGAAGCTCAAGGCGAACATCGCGGAGATCCTCAAGCGCGAGGGTTACATCGCGAGCTACCGCGACGAGCCGGGCGAGAAGCACAAGAACCTGATCGTCGAGCTCAAGTACGGCCCCAACCGTGAGCGGAGCATCGCCGGCCTCCGGCGCGTCTCCAAGCCCGGTCTGCGGGTCTACGCAAAATCGACCGAACTGCCGTCCGTTCTCGGTGGCCTCGGCGTCGCGATCATCTCGACGTCTTCGGGGCTGCAGACGGACCGTCAGGCCAAGCGAAACAGCGTGGGCGGCGAAGTCCTCGCCTACGTCTGGTAA
- the rplX gene encoding 50S ribosomal protein L24: MKVKKGDTVVVIAGKDKGAKGKVIQAYPERDRVLVEGVNRIKKHTRITQTQRGAQSGGIVTQEAPIHVSNVMVVDSDGKPSRVGYRIGEDGKKVRISRRNGKDI, translated from the coding sequence ATGAAGGTGAAGAAGGGCGACACGGTCGTCGTCATCGCCGGCAAGGACAAGGGCGCCAAGGGCAAGGTCATCCAGGCTTACCCCGAGCGCGACCGCGTGCTGGTCGAGGGCGTGAACCGGATCAAGAAGCACACGCGGATCACCCAGACCCAGCGCGGTGCGCAGTCCGGTGGCATCGTCACGCAGGAGGCGCCCATCCACGTCTCGAACGTGATGGTCGTCGACTCGGACGGCAAGCCCTCCCGGGTGGGTTACCGCATCGGCGAGGACGGCAAGAAGGTCCGGATCTCGCGCCGGAACGGTAAGGACATCTGA